The Peptostreptococcaceae bacterium genome contains a region encoding:
- a CDS encoding ABC transporter substrate-binding protein: MKKIFWVILMVLLLLQGCTAEKPVESVEEPEAEEVSYEPITLRVGSIKGPSGVGMVKIMEDNPVLGESVTSEYEIVGSPEILVAKVLKNETDIAVLPTNVAAMLYNKGVDYQLVGINTWGVLYLVENGETVSSWEDLKGKTVTLFAKGSSPDVVFRYLMAENGLTEEDVTIEYMASHIELSQMMIAGEKTLGLLPEPMVTMVQMKNPDLKVAINLQESWEEAAGMEFPQGCLVARKDLIEERPEVIEAFLDEYNASCIWVNENLEEAGALVEKYEIGMTAPMAVKAIPKSNIRLGKSYDVKETVEKYLDILYEFSPQEIGGKVPDEGFYYIKK; encoded by the coding sequence ATGAAAAAAATATTTTGGGTTATATTGATGGTTTTGCTTTTGCTCCAGGGGTGTACAGCAGAAAAGCCTGTGGAGAGTGTTGAAGAGCCGGAGGCAGAGGAAGTGTCCTACGAGCCAATTACGCTAAGGGTTGGAAGCATTAAGGGTCCTAGTGGCGTTGGAATGGTTAAAATCATGGAAGATAATCCCGTTTTGGGGGAAAGCGTTACGAGTGAGTACGAGATAGTCGGTAGCCCCGAAATACTTGTAGCCAAGGTTTTGAAAAATGAAACCGATATAGCTGTCCTTCCGACCAATGTGGCCGCAATGCTTTACAATAAGGGTGTCGATTACCAGCTCGTTGGAATAAATACATGGGGAGTTCTGTACCTTGTTGAAAACGGGGAAACGGTTTCATCTTGGGAAGACCTGAAAGGCAAAACAGTAACACTATTTGCAAAAGGGTCTTCGCCGGATGTGGTTTTCAGATACCTCATGGCAGAAAATGGTCTTACTGAGGAAGATGTGACCATTGAATATATGGCCAGTCATATTGAATTGTCTCAAATGATGATTGCCGGTGAAAAAACTTTGGGTCTTTTGCCTGAGCCCATGGTTACCATGGTTCAAATGAAGAACCCGGATCTCAAAGTGGCAATAAACCTCCAAGAATCATGGGAGGAGGCCGCGGGCATGGAATTCCCGCAGGGTTGCCTAGTGGCAAGAAAAGATTTGATAGAAGAGCGGCCGGAAGTCATTGAGGCTTTTCTGGACGAGTACAATGCATCATGCATATGGGTAAACGAGAACCTTGAAGAAGCCGGTGCGCTGGTTGAAAAGTATGAAATAGGAATGACTGCTCCGATGGCTGTAAAGGCAATACCAAAGAGCAACATACGTCTTGGAAAATCATACGATGTTAAAGAAACTGTAGAAAAGTATTTAGACATTCTTTACGAGTTTTCACCACAGGAAATTGGAGGCAAGGTGCCTGATGAGGGATTCTATTACATCAAAAAATAG